The genomic window AATTTAGGTATTACAGAGCCTCGACTGCCTAAGACGTTACCAAATCTTACAGCTACCAGAGTAGTTTCTTTACAATCTTGATTCAGCCCCTGTACCACCATTTCAGCAACCCGTTTTGAGGCTCCCATCACATTCGGTGGATTTACCGCTTTGTCTGTAGATATTAATACAAACTTTTCAGCTTTGAATTCACATGCGGCTTCTGCTGTATTTTTTGTTCCTTTTATATTGTTCTTTACAGCTTCTTTTGGATTATATTCCATCAATGGCACATGTTTGTGCGCAGCAGCATGATAAACAACATTCGGTTTATACGTTTTAAACACTTCAAATATTCTTTCACGATCCTGAACATCTGCAATGATTGGAATATATTTTATATTATTGTTAAGCCCAGTCATTTCTTCTAAAATCGTATATATACTGTTTTCGCCGTGGCCAAGCAACACGATTTCCCTAGGCTGGAATTTGGTAATTTGCCTGACTATTTCTGATCCGATACTGCCTCCAGCACCTGTGACAAGTATTGTTCGGTCTCTCACCTGGTCTTCTATACCTGCTGCGTCAAGTTCTACAGGTTCACGTCCCAGCAAATCTTCTACTTCCACTTTTTTGAGTGCATTCACTTCCACTCTCCCTGACATCACATCATCGATATTCGGCATAATCATGACTTCTATATTCTCATGGTTTGCCAATTCATAAATTTGATTCAGTTCTGTCTTGCTTAACGAGGGGATTGCTATGACGACTTTCCGAATGTCATACTTTCTTATAAGCTTTTCTATATCTTCTCTTGTACCCTCTACCTTAACCCCACCAGCAAGTTCCATTCTTTGCTTCGTTGTATCATCATCTACCGCAACCACTGGCAACATATTCATCGCAGGGGTGTCCAACATCTGTTTAATCAGTATTGACCCACCCTTCCCAGCTCCTACTACTAAAGTACGCAGTTTTTCCTGATCCGATGATTGTTTTCCAATCAAGTGATGACGTGCAACTCTCCAAGATAACCTAGAACCTCCAATCAATATAAGGTGCATCATCCATGTAATGATCATCAACCTTGTAAATGTTGTCTGAAACAATAGGATATTCAATATATAAGTCGCAATAATTGATGCAGTTACAGCTTGGGCGATGGACATCAATTCTCTGACACTTGCATACTCCCAAGCACGGTGATACAGGTTAAATACGTATGCAAAGACATGGTGACTGATCAAGAGGATGATTGAAGTGGTAATAAGTACCGGTATTGTATACTGGAGAAAGAATGGAGCCAGTATGTAATAGCCGAAGAATACCGAGAAAGTAACAATCAATGAGTCAATGATAAGGAGAAGTATATACCGTTCTTTTGCACCCATAAATCACACGCTTCTTTCCAATTAAAATAATCCTAAAAACTTCTTCTTTTTTCTTTTCTTACTGCTTTTATAATGTGTTTCTATCTTAGATGGCCGCTTCACCTTCACTTCTTTCCCAAGAAGCACCGCTTCTGCATTGTGTTTCAAGTCTTCTACATAAATGGAGCCAAGTTCCCTCTCCACCACATCATATGCTTTCTGGAGCATAAATGGTCTAAGACCCGCATGATGGGCATCACTGGCGATGATGTGGACGAGATGCGCCTCGATCATCTTTAAGCTTGTTTCTTTAAGATTCTCTCCAAGCTCCCCAGCCACCGACCCTGCAGTAACCTGAGCCACGGCACCCCTCTCCACATACTCATGAAGCTTATCCGGGTCCTTGATGATCGGTTTGCATCGTTCCGGATGTGCAATGAGTGGGGTATACCCGCTCATCTGCATGTCATAGAACATGGGACATGTATAGCTCGGCACTTCATTAAAAGAAAACTCAACCAGCACGTACTGCGATTGGTTGAGCGGGATGCCTGCACCGGACTTCAACTCTTCGACGAAGTTCCCATTCATTCTGATCTCCTGTCCGGGGTGTACGTTGATGTCCAATTGATGTTGTGAAATGATCTGGTTGAGTTCGTCCATTTTTTCTAGAATCTTACTTCCGGGGTTAACGAAATCCCCACTATAATGATGTGGGGTCGCAATGATATCCGTTATGCCATTGTCGATGGCCTGTTTAAGAAGCAATACTGCCTCCTCTTCTGTCTGTGGACCATCGTCCACTCCTATGAGTACATGGTTATGGATATCTATCATTTCTATTCACTCCCGTAGTAATAATAATAGTCGTCCTTCTTCGTGTTCATCTTCTTATTGTTCATGACGACGCCGAGAATGTTCGCATCGGCCTTATCCAATAGATCCTTCGCTTCCCGAAGCCTATCCCTGTTGTTTTCAGCTACGTTGGTGACGAGCACTGTGCCGTCTGTAATCTTGCTAAGTACTTGGGCATCGGTCACCGCAAGCAGTGGCGGCGAATCGATGATGACCATGTCATAATGCATGGAGAATGTTTTGAGCAGGTGCATCATCTTATTGGATGACAGGAGCTCTGATGGATTCGGCGGAATCGGCCCGGAAGTGATGAGGTCGAGGTTCTCAATTTCGGTTTCCCTGACTATGTTCTCCACCGGTACATCATTGACGATGGCTGTGGACATGCCACGCTGGTTCGTCATTTCAAAAGTGTAATGCATCGTCGGACGACGCAGGTCTGCATCAATCAATACAGTGCGCTTGCCGGACTGTGCATAGGCGACAGCGAGGTTCGCTGCGGTAGTGGACTTGCCTGCACCGGGTGTTGCCGAGGTGACGAGGACCGTCTTGATTTCAGTATCGATGTTCGAATACATGATGTTCGTCCGGACGGTACGGAACTGTTCACTGACCGGGGATTTCGGCTGCTTCTCCACGATAAGTTGTCTTGGCCCGGATACATAGTTGCGGGATTTAT from Salinicoccus sp. RF5 includes these protein-coding regions:
- a CDS encoding CpsD/CapB family tyrosine-protein kinase, coding for MFGKNKSRNYVSGPRQLIVEKQPKSPVSEQFRTVRTNIMYSNIDTEIKTVLVTSATPGAGKSTTAANLAVAYAQSGKRTVLIDADLRRPTMHYTFEMTNQRGMSTAIVNDVPVENIVRETEIENLDLITSGPIPPNPSELLSSNKMMHLLKTFSMHYDMVIIDSPPLLAVTDAQVLSKITDGTVLVTNVAENNRDRLREAKDLLDKADANILGVVMNNKKMNTKKDDYYYYYGSE
- a CDS encoding nucleoside-diphosphate sugar epimerase/dehydratase yields the protein MGAKERYILLLIIDSLIVTFSVFFGYYILAPFFLQYTIPVLITTSIILLISHHVFAYVFNLYHRAWEYASVRELMSIAQAVTASIIATYILNILLFQTTFTRLMIITWMMHLILIGGSRLSWRVARHHLIGKQSSDQEKLRTLVVGAGKGGSILIKQMLDTPAMNMLPVVAVDDDTTKQRMELAGGVKVEGTREDIEKLIRKYDIRKVVIAIPSLSKTELNQIYELANHENIEVMIMPNIDDVMSGRVEVNALKKVEVEDLLGREPVELDAAGIEDQVRDRTILVTGAGGSIGSEIVRQITKFQPREIVLLGHGENSIYTILEEMTGLNNNIKYIPIIADVQDRERIFEVFKTYKPNVVYHAAAHKHVPLMEYNPKEAVKNNIKGTKNTAEAACEFKAEKFVLISTDKAVNPPNVMGASKRVAEMVVQGLNQDCKETTLVAVRFGNVLGSRGSVIPKFRKQIEAGGPITVTDERMTRYFMTIPEASRLVIQAGAIAEGGEVFVLDMGEPVKIVDLARNMIKLSGYKEDEIEIKFSGVRPGEKLFEELLSEDEIHPNQVYTKIYRGKTVSYPIFEIEKTINQLENKDNIKELLLDFVNQKEYTKN
- a CDS encoding tyrosine-protein phosphatase, giving the protein MIDIHNHVLIGVDDGPQTEEEAVLLLKQAIDNGITDIIATPHHYSGDFVNPGSKILEKMDELNQIISQHQLDINVHPGQEIRMNGNFVEELKSGAGIPLNQSQYVLVEFSFNEVPSYTCPMFYDMQMSGYTPLIAHPERCKPIIKDPDKLHEYVERGAVAQVTAGSVAGELGENLKETSLKMIEAHLVHIIASDAHHAGLRPFMLQKAYDVVERELGSIYVEDLKHNAEAVLLGKEVKVKRPSKIETHYKSSKKRKKKKFLGLF